From the genome of Streptomyces ficellus:
TCACGTCGTTCCTGGACGTGCAGCGCTGGTTCCCGCTGTTCGACCTTCCGGAGCGGCTGGAGGCGTCGCCGGAGGGGTGACCAGGAGCAGGTCGGCCAGCCCGACCAGCTCCAGCAGGGCCCGCAGGGCGGGCTGTGCGTCGCGCACGGTCATCCGGCGGCCCCGCCGCTGAGCGGTGAGGCGGAGCCGGGCGAGGGCCTCGACGGTGGCGAGGTTCGGCCGGGTGACGGCGCCGACGTCGCAGACGACGTCGGGGCCGTCGCGCTCACCGAGGAGCGCGGCCAGTTCCTCACAGAGGCGGGGGACGTCGGCGGGATCGATCAGGCCGGCGACGCGGAAGACTTCCGGATCCGTGGTGTCCACATGGGAAGAGACCCGCGCGGGGCGCGGAACTCATCGATGGCCGCCCGATCGCGGGCGGATCAGCCGAAGGGGAAGGCGCTGGTCTCCACGGTGAGGCCGAAGGGGGCGGGGAGACGGATGTCCTCGCCGAACTTCACCGTCACGAGGACGCGGTAGACGTCGCCCTCGGGCTCTCCGTAGAGGGTGACGGCCGGTCCGGTGGGAGCGAAGCGGTCGATGAGCAGGTAGAACGGGACCTTGGCCTCCGCGTACGCGGCGGCCTTGTTCAACCGGTCGTGGCTGGCATTCGAGCGGGACGTGATGTCCACGACCAGTTCGGCAGCCGTGAGGGGAGCGGCCTCGCTCCCCTCCAGCTCGACCACGGCACTCTCCGGGATGACGACCAGATCCGGAACGAAGAGACGCCCGCGCGAGGGGTGGGCGACGCCCAGCGTCTGGTAGACGCCCAAGTCGTCGGGAACGGCGGTCTCCTTCTGCGGCTGTGACACCGATCCCAGCATGCCGAACGGGACCGACGGCCGCCCATCGGTCCCGTTCACCCGTACGAGGTCAGGCGATGCGTTCCAGCACGACCGGGGTCGGCTCGTACGCGGTGCCCGCGGCGGCGATGTCGTACGTGCCGTCCAGGGACTTCAGGGCGTAGTCGAACTTCTCCGGGGTGTCCGTGTGCAGGGTCAGCAGCGGCTGGCCGGCCGTGACGGTGTCGCCCGGCTTGGCGTGCAGCTCGACGCCGGCGCCCGCCTGGACCGGGTCCTCCTTGCGGGCGCGGCCCGCGCCGAGGCGCCAGGCGGCGACGCCGACGCCGTACGCGTCGAGGCGGGTGAGGACGCCCGAGGAGGGGGCGGTGACGACGTGCTGTTCGCGGGCGACGGGGAGGGTGGCGTCCGGGTCGCCGCCCTGGGCGGAGATCATGCGGCGCCAGACGTCCATCGCGGAGCCGTCGGCGAGGGCCTTCGCCGGGTCGGCGTCCTTGATGCCGGCCGCGTCGAGCATCTCGCGGGCGAGCGCGATGGTCAGCTCCACGACGTCGGCGGGGCCGCCGCCGGCGAGGACCTCGACGGACTCGCGGACCTCCAGGGCGTTGCCCGCGGTCAGGCCGAGCGGGGTCGCCATGTCGGTGAGGAGGGCGACGGTCTTCACGCCGTGGTCGGTGCCCAGGCCCACCATGGTGGAGGCCAGCTCGCGGGCGTCGTCGATGTTCTTCATGAAGGCGCCGGAGCCGACCTTCACGTCCAGGACCAGCGAGCCGGTGCCCTCGGCGATCTTCTTGGACATGATCGAGGACGCGATCAGCGGGATCGCCTCGACGGTGCCGGTGACGTCGCGCAGCGCGTACAGCTTCTTGTCGGCGGGGGCGAGGCCGTCACCGGCCGCGCAGATGACCGCGCCGGTGGTGTCGAGGACGTTCAGCATCTCCTCGTTGGAGAGCAGGGCGCGCCAGCCGGGGATGGATTCCAGCTTGTCGAGCGTGCCGCCGGTGTGGCCGAGGCCCCGGCCGGAGAGCTGCGGCACGGCGGCGCCGCACGCGGCGACCAGCGGGGCGAGCGGCAGCGTGATCTTGTCTCCGACGCCGCCGGTGGAGTGCTTGTCGGCGGTGGGCCGGGACAGGGAGGAGAAGTCCATGCGCTCGCCGCTCGCGATCATCGCGGCGGTCCAGCGGGCGATCTCCGTACGGTTCATGCCGTTCAGCAGGATCGCCATCGCGAGCGACGACATCTGCTCGTCGGCGACCTCGCCGCGCGTGTAGGCGTCGATGACCCAGTCGATCTGCTCGGGGCTCAGCTCGCCCCGGTCCCGCTTGGTGCGGATGACGGAAATCGCGTCCATGGCGTAGGTGGTTCCTTCCAGCGGGTGGGACTGTCCTGTGCGCGACTCTACGCGCATAGAGAAGACGGGGGGAGAAGGACGACCCCTCCGCGGACAGCGCGGAAGGGTCGTCCCGTTTCACCGCAGGTGCTGCGGTCCGAACGCCTGCGGCAGCATCTCGGCGAGCGTCAGCACGCCCGCCGGGGTGTCCAGCAGCAGCTCGTCGCCGCCGAACTCGTACAGCAGCTGGCGGCAGCGGCCGCACGGCACCAGCACCCGGCCGTGGCCGTCGACGCACACGAAGTGCGTCAGCCGGCCGCCGCCGGTGGCCTGGAGCTGGGAGACCAGCCCGCACTCGGCGCACAGGCCGACGCCGTACGAGGCGTTCTCGACGTTGCACCCGGTCACCGTGCGCCCGTCGTCGGCGAGGGCGGCCGCGCCCACCGCGTAGCCCGAGTAGGGGGCGTACGCGTGGGACATGGCCTCGCGGGCGGCGGCGCGCAGCGACTCCCAGGCGTCGGGGGTCACTTGCCCTGGCCCTTCTTGTAGGGCATGCCGTCCGCCTTGGGCATCCGCAGCCGCTGCGCGGACAGGGCGAGCACCAGCAGGGTGGTGACGTAGGGCGCGGCGTCCACGAACTGGCTGGGCAGCTTGTCGGTGCCCACGTACCAGACGAAGAGGCCCGCCGAGACGACGGCGGCGATGGCCGCGTTGACGTACTTCTTCTTGTAGAGCTGCCAGACGGCCATCGCCACCAGCAGGATCGCCAGCAGCAGGAGCATCGCGTGGACGTTCTCGGCGCCGCCGCGCAGCTTGAGGCTGTCGGTGAAGCCGAAGAGTCCGGCGCCCAGCGCCATGCCGCCCGGCATCCAGTTGCCGAAGATCATCGCGGCGAGGCCGATGTAGCCGCGCCCGCCGGTCTGGCCCTCCTGGTAGATGCCCGTGGAGACGATCGCGAGGAACGCGCCGCCCAGGCCCGCGAGGGCGCCGGAGACGGTCACGGCGATGTACTTGTACTTGTAGACGTTGACGCCCAGGGACTCGGCGGCGATCGGGTTCTCGCCGCAGGAGCGCAGGCGCAGACCGAAGGCGGTGCGCCACAGGATCCACCAGGTGGCGGGGATCAGCAGCAGGGCGACGACGGTCAGCAGCGACAGGCCGGTGACCAGGCCGCCGAGCACACCGGCGAGGTCCGAGACGAAGAACCAGTGCTTGGCCTGGAGGTCGGCCAGCCCGTCCGACAGACCGGGGATGGTGATCCGGTCGATCGCGTCGATGCGCGGGGACTGCTTGGAGGAGCCGCCCTCGGCCTCGGCGAAGGTGAAGTTGGCCAGGTAGCGGGTGAGGCCGGTGGCCAGGATGGTGATCGCCACACCGGAGACGATGTGGTTGACGTTGAAGGTCACGGTGATGATCGCGTGCAGCAGGCCGCCGAGCGCGCCGCCGACGATGCCGAGCAGGACGCCGGTCCACGGGCCCCACTGGTAGCCGGCCCAGGCGCCGAAGAAGGTGCCGAGGATCATCATGCCCTCGAGGCCGATGTTGACCACGCCGGCCCGCTCGGACCACAGACCGCCCAGACCGGCCAGACCGATCGGCACGGCGAGCTGGAGGGCGCCCGCGACCTGTCCCACCGAGGTGAGGTCGTTGGCGCCGCTGATCACCCGGACCAGCGAGAACAGCAGCAGACCGCCCGCGATGATCAGCAGGATGACCGGCAGGGACAGCTTGCGGCGTCCGCCGCCCTTCTTCGGCGCGGTGGCAGCGGCCGAAACCGTGCTCGTGGACTCGCTCATGAGGACACGGCCTCCTTCTTCTTGGCCTGGGCGGCGAGCTCCTCGCCCACCTTCTGCTGCTGCCGGCGGAGCCCGTACTGGCGGACGAGCTCGTAGGACACGACCACCGAGATCACGATCAGGCCCTGCATGATCGTGGCGATCTCCTTCTCGTAGCCGTACTGGTCCAGCGAGGCCGAGGCCTTGTCGAGGAACGCGACGAGCAGGGCGGCGAAGAAGATGCCGATGGGGCTGTTGCGGCCGAGCAGGGCGATGGTGATGCCGGTGAAGCCGATGCCCGCCGGGAAGCTGAAGCTGTAGGTGTGGGTCTGGCCGAGCAGCAGCGGCAGGCCGGTCAGACCGGCGACGGCGCCGGAGATCAGCATGGCGGTGAGCACCATCCGCTTGGCGTCGACACCGCTCGCCTGGGCGGCCGAGTCGCTGGCGCCGGTGGCGCGCAGGTCGAAGCCGAAGCGGGTGCGGTTGAGGACGAACCAGTAGACGATGCCGAGCGCGAAGGCCACGAAGGTGAAGCCGTAGATGGTGCCGCCCTCGACGTCCAGACCGGACATCCAGCCGGACTCGGCGATCTCACCGGTGGTGAGGTCGTTGGAGCCCTCCGCCTGCACACCGAGGTTGGCGGGCAGGATCAGCCAGGCGATGAGGCTGGTGGCGATGGCGTTGAGCATGATCGTCGAGACGACCTCGCTGACGCCGCGGGTGGTCTTGAGGATGCCCGCGATACCGGCCCAGAACGCGCCGACGAACATGGCGACCAGGACGATCAGCAGGACGTGAAGCGGGCCGGGCAGCTCGACGGAGGCGCCGACGACCGCGGCGAGCATCGCCGCGAGGCGGTACTGACCGTCCACGCCGATGTTGAACAGGTTCATCCGGAAGCCGATGGCGACCGCCAGCGCGGCGAGGTAGTACGTACCGGTCTGGTTGAGGATGAGCACCTGGACATCGGTGAACTCGGCGTTCTCCACCATGATCCGGTACGGCTCGAACGGGTTGCGGTCCGACGCCAGCAGCACCACGGAGGTGAGCAGGAAGGCCACGACCAGGGCGAGCGCCGGGCCGGCCAGGCCCAGGAGCATCCGGTCCTTGTCGAATTTCCTCATCGGCCCTCACCGTTCTCGTTGTGCTCGAGGTGGCCGGTGGCGGCGCCGGTCATGGCCGAGCCCAGCTCCTCGGGGGTGATCGTGGCGGGGTCGGCGTCGGCGACCAGCCGGCCGCGGTACATGACCCGCAGGGTGTCGGAGAGCCCGATGAGCTCGTCCAGGTCGGCGGAGATCAGCAGCACCGCCAGGCCCTCGCGGCGGGCCTCTCGGATCTGGTCCCAGATCTGCGCCTGTGCGCCGACGTCCACACCACGGGTGGGGTGGGCGGCGATCAGGAACTTGGGGTTGTGGCTCATCTCGCGGCCGACGATCAGCTTCTGCTGGTTGCCGCCGGACAGGGACGCCGCGGTGACGTCGATGCCGGGGGTGCGCACGTCGTACTCGCGCACGATCCGCTCGGTGTCCTTGCGGGCGCCCTTCGGGTCGAGGATGCCGCGCTTGCTGTTGGGCGCCTCGGTGACGTGGCCGAGGATGCGGTTCTCCCAGAGCGGGGACTCCAGCAGCAGGCCG
Proteins encoded in this window:
- a CDS encoding STAS domain-containing protein; the encoded protein is MDTTDPEVFRVAGLIDPADVPRLCEELAALLGERDGPDVVCDVGAVTRPNLATVEALARLRLTAQRRGRRMTVRDAQPALRALLELVGLADLLLVTPPATPPAAPEGRTAGTSAARPGTT
- a CDS encoding cytidine deaminase; translated protein: MTPDAWESLRAAAREAMSHAYAPYSGYAVGAAALADDGRTVTGCNVENASYGVGLCAECGLVSQLQATGGGRLTHFVCVDGHGRVLVPCGRCRQLLYEFGGDELLLDTPAGVLTLAEMLPQAFGPQHLR
- a CDS encoding ABC transporter permease encodes the protein MRKFDKDRMLLGLAGPALALVVAFLLTSVVLLASDRNPFEPYRIMVENAEFTDVQVLILNQTGTYYLAALAVAIGFRMNLFNIGVDGQYRLAAMLAAVVGASVELPGPLHVLLIVLVAMFVGAFWAGIAGILKTTRGVSEVVSTIMLNAIATSLIAWLILPANLGVQAEGSNDLTTGEIAESGWMSGLDVEGGTIYGFTFVAFALGIVYWFVLNRTRFGFDLRATGASDSAAQASGVDAKRMVLTAMLISGAVAGLTGLPLLLGQTHTYSFSFPAGIGFTGITIALLGRNSPIGIFFAALLVAFLDKASASLDQYGYEKEIATIMQGLIVISVVVSYELVRQYGLRRQQQKVGEELAAQAKKKEAVSS
- a CDS encoding Uma2 family endonuclease, with product MSQPQKETAVPDDLGVYQTLGVAHPSRGRLFVPDLVVIPESAVVELEGSEAAPLTAAELVVDITSRSNASHDRLNKAAAYAEAKVPFYLLIDRFAPTGPAVTLYGEPEGDVYRVLVTVKFGEDIRLPAPFGLTVETSAFPFG
- a CDS encoding ABC transporter permease, coding for MSESTSTVSAAATAPKKGGGRRKLSLPVILLIIAGGLLLFSLVRVISGANDLTSVGQVAGALQLAVPIGLAGLGGLWSERAGVVNIGLEGMMILGTFFGAWAGYQWGPWTGVLLGIVGGALGGLLHAIITVTFNVNHIVSGVAITILATGLTRYLANFTFAEAEGGSSKQSPRIDAIDRITIPGLSDGLADLQAKHWFFVSDLAGVLGGLVTGLSLLTVVALLLIPATWWILWRTAFGLRLRSCGENPIAAESLGVNVYKYKYIAVTVSGALAGLGGAFLAIVSTGIYQEGQTGGRGYIGLAAMIFGNWMPGGMALGAGLFGFTDSLKLRGGAENVHAMLLLLAILLVAMAVWQLYKKKYVNAAIAAVVSAGLFVWYVGTDKLPSQFVDAAPYVTTLLVLALSAQRLRMPKADGMPYKKGQGK
- a CDS encoding thymidine phosphorylase gives rise to the protein MDAISVIRTKRDRGELSPEQIDWVIDAYTRGEVADEQMSSLAMAILLNGMNRTEIARWTAAMIASGERMDFSSLSRPTADKHSTGGVGDKITLPLAPLVAACGAAVPQLSGRGLGHTGGTLDKLESIPGWRALLSNEEMLNVLDTTGAVICAAGDGLAPADKKLYALRDVTGTVEAIPLIASSIMSKKIAEGTGSLVLDVKVGSGAFMKNIDDARELASTMVGLGTDHGVKTVALLTDMATPLGLTAGNALEVRESVEVLAGGGPADVVELTIALAREMLDAAGIKDADPAKALADGSAMDVWRRMISAQGGDPDATLPVAREQHVVTAPSSGVLTRLDAYGVGVAAWRLGAGRARKEDPVQAGAGVELHAKPGDTVTAGQPLLTLHTDTPEKFDYALKSLDGTYDIAAAGTAYEPTPVVLERIA